One part of the Streptomyces sp. NBC_00286 genome encodes these proteins:
- a CDS encoding acyl-CoA dehydrogenase family protein, giving the protein MEPDEFDAVLAAVRAFVREKVVPRENEIEEKDEIPADLREKAAAMGLFGYALPQEYGGLGFSMTEDVRLSLEIGYTTPAFRSMFSINNGVAGQLLASTGTEEQKRRYLPRMAAGELIAAFTLTEAEAGSDPSGIRTRAVRDGDGYVLNGSKRFITNAPLAGVFMVFARTGPQSTGAEGISVFAVDADSPGLTVGPRDHKMGQSGALSAEVFFDDVRLPARALVGEREEEGFRTAMRSLARGRLSVAAMCVGLAGRILDESVAHASVTRQGGRPISEFQLVQAMLAESHAEKYAGRAMVLEAARAYDSGEDRRLAPSSTKLFCSEMVGRVADRAVQIHGGMGYMRHVPVERFYRDVRLFRIYEGTSEIQKLIVGRQLLREHA; this is encoded by the coding sequence ATGGAACCTGACGAGTTCGACGCCGTTCTGGCGGCGGTGCGGGCCTTCGTGCGCGAGAAGGTCGTCCCGCGCGAGAACGAGATCGAGGAGAAGGACGAGATCCCGGCGGACCTCCGCGAGAAGGCCGCGGCCATGGGCCTGTTCGGCTACGCCCTGCCCCAGGAGTACGGCGGCCTTGGCTTCTCCATGACGGAGGACGTGCGCCTTTCTCTGGAGATCGGCTACACCACGCCCGCGTTCCGCTCCATGTTCAGCATCAACAACGGGGTCGCCGGCCAGCTCCTGGCGAGTACCGGCACCGAGGAGCAGAAGCGGCGCTATCTGCCGCGGATGGCCGCCGGGGAGTTGATCGCGGCGTTCACGCTCACGGAGGCGGAGGCGGGCTCGGACCCCAGCGGTATCAGGACCCGTGCCGTACGAGACGGGGACGGCTACGTCCTGAACGGCAGCAAGCGGTTCATCACCAATGCTCCGCTTGCCGGTGTCTTCATGGTGTTCGCCCGCACCGGGCCGCAGAGCACGGGCGCCGAGGGGATCTCCGTCTTCGCCGTCGACGCGGACAGCCCGGGTCTCACTGTCGGTCCCAGGGACCACAAGATGGGCCAGTCGGGTGCCTTGAGCGCCGAGGTCTTCTTCGACGACGTACGCCTTCCGGCGCGTGCCCTCGTCGGAGAACGCGAGGAAGAGGGATTCCGCACCGCCATGCGGTCGCTGGCGAGGGGACGTCTGAGCGTCGCGGCGATGTGTGTGGGGCTGGCCGGGCGCATCCTGGACGAAAGCGTCGCGCACGCCTCGGTCACCCGGCAGGGCGGACGCCCCATCAGCGAGTTCCAACTCGTCCAGGCCATGCTCGCCGAGTCGCACGCCGAGAAGTATGCGGGCCGCGCCATGGTCCTTGAGGCGGCCCGCGCGTACGACTCGGGCGAGGACCGCAGGCTGGCGCCGTCCTCCACGAAACTGTTCTGCAGCGAGATGGTGGGCCGGGTGGCCGACCGTGCCGTCCAGATACACGGGGGTATGGGATACATGCGCCACGTTCCCGTCGAGCGCTTCTACCGGGACGTGCGATTGTTCCGCATCTACGAGGGGACGAGCGAGATCCAGAAGCTCATCGTGGGCAGGCAGTTGCTGCGGGAGCACGCGTGA
- a CDS encoding MFS transporter has protein sequence MLTLATVGFAVNFWAWALLSPLGPRFKDGLDLSSFEQSLLVAVPVVVGSLGRIPVGALTDRFGGRVMFPIVSAATIVPVLYLGLAGHSSLPALLVGGFFLGIGGTAFAVGVPLVSAWFPPQRRGLAIGVFGAGMGGTAISALTTVKLVDAGSMSTPFLITAAVLGVYAVAAALLLRDAPGRTVPTQPLARRLAATARLPITWQASALYAVAFGGYVAFSVYLPTYLKTGYGLTQADAANRMAGFVLLAVAMRPVGGWLSDRLGPARVLAGSLAVVVAGAVVQSFSPSLAPVGTIAFLAMAAALGAGSGATFALVALLTPANQVGSVTGVVGAAGGLGGFLPPLVMGSLYGAYESYAIGLALLAIVAAAALAYTLTGVRAAAEGGERKQRAGRPRGHRTAGTIA, from the coding sequence ATGCTGACTCTGGCCACGGTCGGCTTCGCCGTGAACTTCTGGGCGTGGGCGCTGCTCAGCCCGCTCGGCCCCCGGTTCAAGGACGGCCTCGACCTGTCGTCGTTCGAGCAGTCGCTGCTGGTGGCAGTGCCGGTCGTGGTCGGCTCGCTGGGACGCATCCCGGTCGGAGCCCTGACCGACCGGTTCGGTGGACGGGTCATGTTCCCGATCGTGTCGGCGGCCACCATCGTGCCGGTGCTCTACCTCGGCTTGGCCGGGCACTCCTCCCTGCCCGCGCTGCTGGTCGGCGGCTTCTTCCTCGGCATCGGCGGCACCGCGTTCGCCGTCGGCGTGCCGCTCGTCAGCGCCTGGTTCCCGCCCCAGCGGCGCGGGCTCGCCATCGGTGTCTTCGGCGCAGGCATGGGCGGCACCGCGATCAGCGCCCTGACCACCGTGAAGCTGGTCGACGCGGGCAGCATGTCAACCCCCTTCCTGATCACCGCCGCGGTCCTGGGCGTGTACGCGGTGGCCGCCGCGCTGCTGCTGCGGGATGCCCCCGGCCGCACCGTGCCCACCCAGCCGCTGGCCCGCCGGCTGGCCGCCACCGCCCGGCTGCCCATCACCTGGCAGGCGTCCGCGCTGTACGCGGTCGCGTTCGGCGGCTACGTCGCCTTCTCCGTCTACCTGCCCACCTACCTCAAGACCGGCTACGGCCTGACCCAGGCCGACGCCGCGAACCGCATGGCCGGGTTCGTACTCCTCGCCGTGGCGATGCGCCCGGTGGGCGGCTGGCTGTCGGACCGCCTGGGCCCGGCCCGGGTGCTGGCCGGCTCGTTGGCGGTGGTCGTGGCCGGGGCGGTCGTGCAGTCGTTCAGTCCGTCGCTGGCTCCGGTGGGCACCATCGCCTTCCTGGCCATGGCCGCCGCGCTCGGCGCGGGCAGCGGAGCGACCTTCGCCCTGGTGGCCCTGCTGACCCCGGCCAACCAGGTCGGTTCGGTCACCGGCGTCGTCGGCGCCGCGGGCGGCCTGGGCGGCTTCCTGCCGCCGCTGGTCATGGGCTCGCTGTACGGGGCGTACGAGTCGTACGCGATCGGCCTCGCTTTGCTCGCGATCGTGGCCGCCGCCGCGCTGGCGTACACCCTCACCGGGGTGCGCGCCGCGGCCGAGGGCGGCGAGCGCAAGCAGCGGGCCGGCCGCCCGCGCGGGCACCGCACCGCGGGCACCATTGCCTGA
- a CDS encoding TIGR04053 family radical SAM/SPASM domain-containing protein codes for MNATAQAIRRQRHDAGERPFIVIWESTRACPLACLHCRAEAVPDRDPRELDTAAARDLLRQVAAFGRPAPLFVITGGDPFQRPDLNERIAYGQEVGVRVAVSPSGTPTLTAERLRDLHAAGAAGLSLSLDGSTAEIHDTFRGVPGVFRWTMDAWDAARALGMRVQINTTVARHNLHDLPEIVRLVAEHGAMLWSAFFLVPTGRGRSLGVLTPDEVEDVLNFVYDVGLSVPAKTTEAHHFRRVALQRQILAATGDDHVEALELGPLYRELTVRAAELGLDAGTRRVRRPPLDVNAGRGFVFVSHTGTVHPSGFLPLGAGSVRETPLTEIYRTSELFTGLRDADRLGGRCGACEFRRVCGGSRSRAYGVTGDPYAEEPWCGYVPGSFPYQRELAALLRPHPRHQTRPVRGGDARRGWSRHRPRQGPPRSSRPPHTGCGPHSCTRPWNGPTCGPRRPSRETNDAIRRC; via the coding sequence ATGAACGCCACTGCCCAGGCCATCCGACGCCAGCGGCACGACGCCGGGGAACGGCCCTTCATCGTCATCTGGGAGTCCACCCGGGCCTGCCCGCTGGCCTGCCTGCACTGCCGCGCCGAGGCGGTGCCCGACCGCGACCCGCGCGAGCTGGACACCGCCGCCGCGCGGGACCTGCTGCGCCAGGTGGCCGCGTTCGGCCGGCCCGCCCCACTGTTCGTGATCACCGGCGGTGATCCGTTCCAGCGGCCCGACCTCAACGAGCGCATCGCGTACGGCCAGGAGGTCGGCGTCCGGGTTGCGGTGTCCCCGTCCGGTACGCCGACGCTCACCGCGGAGCGGCTGCGTGACCTGCACGCGGCAGGCGCGGCCGGGCTCTCGCTGAGCCTTGACGGCTCCACCGCCGAGATCCACGACACCTTCCGTGGGGTGCCAGGGGTGTTCCGCTGGACGATGGACGCCTGGGACGCTGCCCGCGCCCTCGGCATGAGGGTCCAGATCAACACCACGGTCGCCCGGCACAACCTGCACGATCTTCCCGAAATCGTCCGCCTGGTCGCCGAGCACGGGGCGATGCTGTGGAGCGCCTTCTTCCTGGTGCCCACCGGCCGTGGCCGCAGCCTCGGCGTACTCACCCCGGACGAGGTGGAGGACGTCCTCAACTTCGTCTACGACGTAGGCCTGTCCGTGCCCGCCAAGACCACCGAGGCCCACCACTTCCGCCGCGTCGCCCTGCAACGGCAGATCCTTGCCGCCACCGGCGACGACCACGTCGAGGCACTCGAACTCGGGCCGCTCTACCGGGAGTTGACAGTCCGTGCCGCCGAGCTGGGCCTGGACGCGGGGACGCGCCGGGTACGGCGACCGCCGCTCGACGTCAACGCGGGGCGCGGCTTCGTCTTCGTCTCCCACACCGGCACCGTGCACCCCAGCGGCTTCCTGCCGCTGGGCGCCGGAAGCGTCCGCGAGACACCGCTGACGGAGATCTACCGCACCTCCGAGCTGTTCACCGGGCTGCGGGACGCCGACCGGCTCGGCGGCCGGTGCGGGGCGTGTGAGTTCCGCCGGGTCTGCGGCGGGTCACGGTCGCGAGCGTACGGCGTCACCGGCGACCCGTACGCCGAGGAGCCCTGGTGCGGCTACGTCCCTGGCTCCTTCCCCTACCAGCGGGAACTGGCCGCGTTGCTACGGCCGCACCCTCGCCACCAAACTCGCCCTGTTCGTGGTGGTGATGCTCGCCGCGGCTGGTCACGGCATCGCCCACGCCAAGGGCCGCCCCGATCCTCACGGCCACCGCACACGGGGTGCGGACCTCACTCCTGCACCAGGCCATGGAATGGTCCGACCTGCGGGCCGCGACGGCCCTCCCGCGAGACAAACGATGCCATCCGCAGATGCTGA
- a CDS encoding DUF2249 domain-containing protein yields the protein MSVLTLASAPEEATALEGAEAHHARLAGELAGRVKLLLTAVDRDPSAAEKIHAGLVAFCDRSLLPHAAAEEAALYPVAHGMPEARLLIESLIGEHRCLTALVDALRAAPGPAGAAADARALQVLFEEHVAKENGLVLPLLAMTPEVSLAALLADMHHRLATDTGNRSAQEDQDIEEGQDMRERQTEETGGCGGVCGCGGAEETAVPELDVTEVPHALRHATVFGALDAVPAGTAMVLVAPHDLVPLLAQIEQRSPGAFAVEYLERGPETWRLRLSHR from the coding sequence ATGAGCGTGCTCACCCTTGCCTCGGCTCCCGAGGAGGCCACGGCCCTTGAAGGCGCCGAGGCGCATCACGCCCGCTTGGCCGGGGAGCTGGCCGGGCGGGTGAAGTTGCTGCTCACCGCCGTGGACCGCGACCCGAGCGCCGCGGAGAAGATCCACGCCGGGCTGGTGGCCTTCTGCGACCGTTCGCTGCTGCCGCACGCCGCAGCCGAGGAAGCCGCCCTCTACCCCGTCGCGCACGGCATGCCCGAGGCCCGCCTGCTGATCGAGAGTCTGATCGGCGAGCACCGTTGCCTCACCGCGCTCGTCGACGCCCTGCGTGCCGCACCCGGCCCAGCTGGTGCGGCGGCCGACGCGCGGGCCCTGCAGGTGCTCTTCGAAGAACACGTGGCCAAGGAGAACGGCCTCGTGCTGCCGCTGCTCGCCATGACGCCCGAGGTTTCCCTGGCCGCGCTGCTGGCGGACATGCACCACCGGCTCGCCACCGACACGGGCAACAGGAGTGCCCAAGAAGATCAGGACATCGAGGAAGGACAGGACATGCGAGAAAGGCAGACCGAGGAGACCGGCGGCTGCGGCGGGGTATGCGGCTGCGGCGGCGCGGAGGAGACGGCCGTACCCGAACTGGACGTGACGGAGGTTCCGCACGCCCTGCGCCACGCCACGGTCTTCGGCGCGCTGGACGCCGTTCCGGCGGGCACCGCGATGGTGCTGGTCGCCCCGCACGACCTGGTGCCGTTGCTCGCGCAGATCGAACAGCGCAGCCCGGGAGCCTTCGCCGTGGAGTACCTGGAACGCGGCCCCGAAACCTGGCGGCTGCGGCTCAGCCACCGCTAA
- a CDS encoding pyridoxamine 5'-phosphate oxidase family protein: MFQNDAFRALDRQESLRLLAKVPVGRVVYTRQALPAVLPVNFSLDTDASVLLRTSPDSDLVRAIDGVVVAFEADEFDAATRSGWSVVVTGRAAVVTDPAEHERLSQAGPASWMPLREAVFVRIESEMVTGRELRGTRGTQ; encoded by the coding sequence ATGTTCCAGAATGACGCCTTTCGCGCACTCGACCGGCAGGAGAGCCTGCGCCTGCTGGCCAAGGTGCCGGTCGGCCGCGTGGTCTACACCCGGCAGGCGCTGCCCGCGGTCCTCCCCGTCAACTTCTCGCTGGACACGGACGCCTCCGTCCTGCTGCGCACCTCGCCGGACTCGGACCTCGTACGCGCCATCGACGGCGTCGTCGTAGCCTTCGAGGCGGACGAGTTCGACGCGGCGACCCGGTCCGGCTGGAGCGTGGTCGTCACCGGCCGGGCCGCCGTAGTGACCGACCCGGCCGAGCACGAGCGGCTGTCGCAGGCCGGCCCAGCATCGTGGATGCCCCTGCGGGAAGCGGTGTTCGTACGGATCGAGTCCGAGATGGTCACCGGACGCGAACTCAGGGGGACGCGCGGCACGCAGTGA
- a CDS encoding thiolase family protein: MRDAVIVDAVRTPVGKRNGSLSTVHPVDLSAVVLRALAERNDLDPALVEDVLWGCVSQTGEQGGCVGRFAVLAAGWPEEVPGVTIDRQCGSSQQAAQFAAAGVMSGQYDIVVAGGVESMSRVPLGSGRERGPGEPFGPAVQARYGVSRFSQGLGAEEIARRWRLSREQLDAHSLRSHANAAAAIDEGRFKSQIVPVDVTDEDGSVRTVDTDEGVRRGGTAATMAGLKPAFTEDGVVTAGNSSQISDGASALLVMSGEKARELGLRPIARFHSFAVVGVDPVTMLTGPIPATEKVLKRAGLGIEDIGAFEINEAFASVTCAWLAETGADPDRLNPDGGAIALGHPLGASGARLTTTLLHHMRATGARYGLQSMCEGGGMANATVLELLPR; this comes from the coding sequence ATGCGTGACGCGGTCATCGTGGACGCCGTCCGTACCCCCGTGGGCAAGCGGAACGGCTCGTTGAGCACTGTGCACCCGGTCGACCTGTCCGCCGTGGTGCTGCGCGCCCTCGCCGAACGCAACGACCTGGACCCGGCGTTGGTCGAGGACGTGCTGTGGGGCTGCGTCTCGCAGACCGGTGAGCAGGGCGGCTGCGTCGGCCGTTTCGCCGTCCTGGCCGCCGGATGGCCTGAGGAAGTGCCGGGCGTCACCATCGACCGGCAGTGCGGATCCTCGCAGCAGGCGGCGCAGTTCGCCGCCGCGGGAGTGATGAGCGGCCAGTACGACATCGTGGTCGCGGGCGGCGTGGAGTCGATGAGCCGCGTACCGCTGGGCTCCGGCCGCGAGCGGGGCCCCGGCGAACCCTTCGGCCCTGCCGTGCAGGCCCGGTACGGCGTCTCACGGTTCAGCCAGGGGCTGGGCGCGGAGGAGATCGCGCGGCGCTGGCGGCTGAGCCGGGAGCAACTCGACGCGCACAGCCTCCGGTCGCACGCCAACGCGGCGGCCGCGATCGACGAGGGGCGGTTCAAGTCCCAGATCGTGCCGGTGGACGTGACGGATGAGGACGGTTCCGTACGCACCGTCGACACGGACGAGGGAGTACGGCGGGGCGGCACGGCCGCCACGATGGCGGGTCTGAAGCCCGCGTTCACCGAGGACGGCGTGGTCACGGCCGGCAACTCCTCGCAGATATCGGACGGTGCCTCGGCGCTGCTGGTCATGAGCGGCGAGAAGGCGCGTGAACTCGGTCTGCGCCCGATCGCCCGCTTCCACTCCTTCGCCGTTGTCGGAGTCGACCCCGTGACGATGCTGACCGGCCCCATCCCGGCCACCGAGAAGGTCCTGAAGCGCGCCGGTCTGGGCATCGAGGACATCGGAGCCTTCGAGATCAACGAGGCGTTCGCCAGCGTGACCTGCGCCTGGCTGGCCGAGACCGGCGCCGATCCGGACCGGCTCAACCCCGACGGCGGCGCCATCGCCCTCGGCCACCCCCTGGGTGCCTCCGGCGCCCGGTTGACCACGACGCTGCTCCACCACATGCGAGCCACCGGCGCCCGCTACGGCCTGCAGTCGATGTGCGAGGGCGGCGGCATGGCGAACGCCACCGTCCTGGAACTCCTTCCCCGCTGA
- a CDS encoding NAD-dependent protein deacetylase: MRMRPTLNWTPTEGLPPGTTDLEPVAGALGIGGVLVLSGAGISTESGIPDYRGEGGSLSRHTPMTYQDFTTSAQARRRYWARSHLGWRTFGRARPNAGHRAVTAFGRLGLLSGVITQNVDGLHQAAGSEGVVELHGSLERVACLSCGAFSPRRELARRLQEANAGFEPVASAINPDGDADLTDEQVEGFRVVPCAVCGGILKPDVVFFGEAVPPPRVEHCRQLVREASSLLVLGSSLTVMSGLRFVRQAAQTGKPVLIVNRDPTRGDRHAVTRVALPLGTALTAVAGRLGIPIDDEATARAKE; encoded by the coding sequence ATGCGCATGCGCCCCACTTTGAACTGGACCCCTACTGAGGGCCTGCCGCCGGGCACCACGGACCTGGAGCCGGTCGCCGGTGCGCTTGGCATCGGCGGTGTACTGGTGCTCAGCGGGGCGGGCATCTCCACGGAGTCGGGCATCCCCGACTACCGGGGCGAGGGCGGAAGCCTGAGCCGGCACACCCCGATGACCTACCAGGACTTCACCACCAGTGCCCAGGCCCGGCGTCGGTACTGGGCGCGCAGCCACCTCGGCTGGCGTACCTTCGGCCGCGCCCGCCCCAACGCCGGACACCGGGCCGTGACCGCGTTCGGGCGGCTCGGCCTGCTCTCCGGTGTGATCACCCAGAACGTCGACGGCCTGCACCAGGCCGCCGGCAGCGAGGGCGTCGTGGAACTCCACGGGAGCCTGGAGCGGGTCGCCTGCCTTTCCTGCGGCGCCTTCAGCCCGCGCCGCGAACTCGCCCGGCGACTTCAGGAGGCCAATGCGGGCTTCGAGCCGGTGGCCTCCGCAATCAACCCGGACGGCGACGCCGACCTCACCGACGAGCAGGTCGAGGGCTTCCGCGTGGTGCCCTGCGCGGTGTGCGGCGGCATCCTCAAACCGGACGTGGTGTTCTTCGGCGAGGCCGTTCCGCCGCCGCGCGTCGAGCACTGCCGCCAGCTGGTCCGCGAGGCGAGCTCGCTGCTGGTCCTGGGCTCCTCACTGACGGTGATGTCCGGGCTCCGGTTCGTCCGCCAGGCAGCGCAGACCGGGAAACCGGTGCTGATCGTCAACCGGGACCCGACCCGGGGCGACCGGCACGCCGTCACCCGGGTCGCACTCCCGCTGGGAACAGCCCTCACCGCCGTGGCCGGCCGACTGGGCATCCCCATTGACGACGAGGCGACGGCCCGGGCGAAGGAGTGA
- a CDS encoding CaiB/BaiF CoA transferase family protein yields MARPGFPPRTPKGERVNVADAERMTGAERMADAERTEQSEPGPSGHDAAKPAGPLAGITVVSLEQAVAAPICTRTLGDFGARVIKVENPEGGDFARHYDDVVGGMAAHFVWVNRGKESVTLNLKDPAGMAVLHRLLDRADVMVSNLAPGATARLGIAPADLAVSHPELIAVEIDGYGPGGPLSHKRAYDLLAQAESGACAMTGFPGAPAKPGPPMADVCTGLYAALSVLALLCGKERGHGRGAAAVAVSLFDTMTELMGYQLTYTLHTGVDQQPVGMGSPAVAPYGAYRTADGQTVVLGTTNDREWRRFARDLLGRPDLADDERFRTTSGRVAHREFLDAEIADWCARHDLTQVQSDADAAGIGNARFNTPSEVIAHPHLMARDRWRRIDTPHGQVPALLPPPVIAGYEPPMGGVPALGQHTDALLTELGVTEDDIAVLRAQGAVAPTPR; encoded by the coding sequence ATGGCGAGGCCCGGCTTTCCTCCCCGGACCCCGAAGGGCGAGCGGGTGAACGTGGCAGACGCCGAGCGGATGACAGGCGCCGAGCGGATGGCAGATGCCGAGCGGACGGAACAATCCGAACCGGGACCCAGCGGTCACGACGCGGCCAAGCCGGCCGGACCACTGGCGGGCATCACGGTGGTGTCCCTGGAGCAGGCGGTGGCGGCTCCCATCTGCACCCGCACCCTCGGTGACTTCGGTGCTCGGGTGATCAAGGTGGAGAACCCGGAAGGCGGTGACTTCGCCCGGCACTACGACGACGTGGTGGGCGGCATGGCGGCGCACTTCGTATGGGTCAACCGGGGCAAGGAGTCGGTCACGCTGAACCTGAAGGATCCGGCCGGGATGGCGGTACTCCACCGGTTGCTCGACCGCGCCGATGTGATGGTCTCCAATCTTGCTCCCGGTGCCACGGCGAGGCTCGGTATCGCGCCCGCCGACCTGGCCGTCAGCCACCCGGAACTCATCGCCGTGGAGATCGACGGCTACGGGCCGGGAGGCCCGCTGTCCCACAAGCGCGCTTACGATCTGCTGGCCCAGGCCGAGTCGGGCGCATGCGCGATGACAGGCTTTCCCGGTGCGCCGGCCAAGCCGGGTCCGCCGATGGCCGACGTGTGCACCGGCCTGTATGCCGCGTTGTCGGTTCTGGCGCTGCTCTGCGGCAAGGAGCGCGGCCATGGTCGCGGCGCCGCCGCGGTCGCGGTGAGCCTGTTCGACACGATGACGGAGTTGATGGGGTATCAGCTCACCTACACGCTGCACACGGGTGTGGACCAGCAGCCGGTCGGCATGGGCTCGCCCGCGGTGGCGCCGTACGGCGCCTACCGCACAGCGGACGGCCAGACCGTCGTCCTGGGCACGACGAACGACCGCGAATGGCGGCGCTTCGCGCGTGACCTTCTCGGCCGGCCCGACCTGGCCGACGACGAACGCTTTCGTACCACCTCCGGCCGGGTCGCGCACCGTGAGTTCCTGGACGCGGAGATCGCCGACTGGTGTGCACGCCATGACCTGACGCAGGTGCAGAGCGACGCGGATGCCGCAGGTATCGGGAATGCCCGGTTCAACACACCGAGCGAGGTCATAGCCCATCCGCATCTGATGGCCCGCGACCGGTGGCGCCGGATCGACACGCCTCACGGTCAGGTACCCGCTCTGCTTCCACCTCCGGTCATCGCAGGCTACGAGCCACCGATGGGTGGGGTCCCCGCACTCGGTCAGCACACCGACGCCCTGCTCACCGAACTCGGCGTCACCGAGGACGACATCGCTGTGCTGCGCGCACAAGGCGCGGTGGCCCCGACTCCTCGCTGA
- a CDS encoding enoyl-CoA hydratase/isomerase family protein has translation MEDDGPVRVLTLHQPGRHNALNLTGRQELLTALRDASRDERCRAVVLSGAGGSFCAGGGIRSMTPVPGESAARMEVDAGTVRAIVGTPSPCAPGTAGTTRSRRNLWRGPAFLPGPRRASG, from the coding sequence GTGGAGGACGACGGGCCGGTAAGGGTACTGACGCTTCATCAGCCCGGTCGCCACAACGCCCTGAACCTGACCGGCCGCCAGGAACTGCTCACCGCACTGCGGGATGCGTCGCGCGACGAGCGGTGCCGGGCAGTGGTGCTGAGCGGCGCGGGCGGCAGCTTCTGCGCGGGCGGCGGCATCCGCTCCATGACACCCGTCCCGGGGGAGTCCGCCGCGAGGATGGAGGTGGACGCGGGCACCGTACGAGCGATCGTCGGGACCCCAAGCCCGTGCGCGCCTGGCACAGCAGGTACGACAAGGTCGAGGAGAAACTTATGGCGAGGCCCGGCTTTCCTCCCCGGACCCCGAAGGGCGAGCGGGTGA